A genomic segment from Lathyrus oleraceus cultivar Zhongwan6 unplaced genomic scaffold, CAAS_Psat_ZW6_1.0 chrUn1229, whole genome shotgun sequence encodes:
- the LOC127115139 gene encoding DNA-directed RNA polymerase subunit alpha-like produces MAKSIPKIGSRKTGRIGSRKHPRKIPKGVIYIQASFNNTIVTVTDVRGRVISWSSAGSCGFKGTRRGTPFAAQTAAGNAIQTVVEQGMQRAEVRIKGPGLGRDAALRAIYRSGILLKVIRDVTPLPHNGCRAPKKRQKLKVSTQTLQWKCVESRVDSKRLYYGRFILSPLMKGQADTIGITMRRILLGEIEGTCITRAKSEKIPHEYSTIVGIQESIHEILMNLKEIVLRSNLYGTREASICFKGPGYVTAQDIILPPSVEVIDNTQHIANLTEPINLCIELQIERKRGYRIKTLNNIQDGSYTIDAVFMPVRNANHSIHSYVNGNQKQEILFLEIWTNGSLTPKEALYEASRNLIDLFIPFLHAEEENLNFENNQHKMTLPLFTFHDHDRFVKDKLRKNQKEITLKSIFIDQLELPPRIYNCLKKSNIHTVLELLNKSQEDLMKIEHFRVEDLKFILNILQIENHFV; encoded by the exons atggcaaaATCTATACCAAAAATTGGTTCACGGAAAACTGGACGTATTGGTTCGCGTAAGCATCCTCGTAAAATACCAAAGGGGGTTATTTATATTCAAGCTAGTTTCAACAATACCATTGTGACTGTTACAGATGTACGAGGTCGGGTGATTTCTTGGTCCTCCGCCGGTTCATGTGGATTCAAGGGTACACGAAGGGGGACACCATTTGCCGCTCAAACCGCAGCGGGAAATGCTATTCAAACAGTAGTCGAGCAAGGCATGCAACGAGCAGAAGTAAGGATAAAGGGTCCGGGTCTAGGAAGAGATGCGGCATTAAGAGCTATTTATAGAAGTGGGATACTATTAAAGGTTATACGGGATGTAACCCCTCTGCCACATAATGGATGTCGGGCTCCTAAAAAAAGAC AAAAACTAAAAGTATCGACTCAGACACTACAGTGGAAGTGTGTTGAATCAAGGGTAGACAGTAAGCGTCTTTATTATGGACGCTTTATTCTGTCTCCACTTATGAAAGGTCAAGCAGATACAATAGGCATTACAATGCGAAGAATTTTGCTCGGAGAAATAGAGGGAACATGTATCACACGTGCAAAATCTGAGAAAATACCACATGAATATTCTACCATAGTAGGTATTCAAGAATCAATACATGAAATTTTAATGAATTTGAAAGAAATTGTATTGAGAAGTAATCTGTATGGAACTCGGGAGGCGTCTATTTGTTTCAAAGGTCCTGGATATGTAACTGCTCAAGACATCATTTTACCACCTTCGGTGGAAGTCATTGATAATACACAACATATAGCTAACCTAACAGAACCTATTAATTTGTGTATTGAATTACAAATTGAGAGAAAGCGGGGATATCGTATAAAAACACTAAACAACATTCAAGATGGAAGTTATACTATAGATGCTGTATTCATGCCTGTTAGAAATGCAAATCATAGTATCCATTCTTATGTGAATGGAAATCAAAAACAAGAGATACTATTTCTGGAAATATGGACAAATGGAAGTTTAACTCCTAAGGAAGCACTTTATGAAGCCTCCCGGAATTTGATTGATTTATTTATTCCTTTTTTACATGCAGAAGAAGAAAACTTAAATTTTGAAAACAATCAACACAAAATGACTTTGCCCCTTTTTACTTTTCATGATCATGATAGATTCGTTAAGGATAAACTAAGgaaaaatcaaaaagaaattaCATTGAAATCCATTTTTATTGACCAATTAGAATTGCCTCCCCGGATCTATAATTGTCTTAAAAAGTCCAATATACATACAGTATTGGAACTTTTGAATAAGAGTCAAGAAGACCTTATGAAAATTGAACATTTTCGAGTAGAAGATTTAAAATTTATATTAAACATTTTACAAATCGAAAATCATTTTGTATAA